The following are encoded in a window of Rubellicoccus peritrichatus genomic DNA:
- a CDS encoding rolling circle replication-associated protein, giving the protein MSATVEMRPYEAPNWFTQSGVAMKRRLIEKKGLPPFKQCLFITLTIDQIAGGRQDTYEKGKDRLRRFLAKFRETVGRSFPWAWKLEFQDNGYAHWHLVIHYKKRIPKECLTWLSDWWGLGRVNVERLRYKTFRYLFKYVSKGAFSESSDEGINLPDWFLDMKGSSRLRFWQTGGGFYMTDPDWSVKGTDEDHTPEQVEYIETQKVSFAENNPDLVKPVKPKKRFSYIKYTVRQVWRMWRSNVRVFVRKDDIIQHSITFMLNNDYMSFFQYGVQLTIRGKAALSGVYIQTSINRLKGKIKSWQNKKYQMFQSTVLTAMA; this is encoded by the coding sequence ATGAGCGCTACTGTAGAAATGCGTCCTTACGAGGCTCCAAACTGGTTCACTCAATCCGGCGTCGCCATGAAACGACGTCTTATCGAAAAGAAGGGTCTCCCGCCATTCAAACAATGCCTCTTCATCACACTAACCATCGATCAGATTGCTGGTGGTCGCCAAGATACATACGAAAAGGGAAAGGATCGACTCCGGCGGTTTCTCGCTAAGTTCCGGGAAACTGTCGGCAGATCCTTCCCTTGGGCGTGGAAACTCGAATTCCAAGACAACGGATACGCACATTGGCATTTGGTCATCCATTACAAGAAGCGCATCCCCAAAGAATGTCTCACATGGCTTTCTGATTGGTGGGGGCTAGGGCGGGTTAACGTCGAACGCCTTCGCTATAAGACCTTTCGCTATCTCTTTAAGTACGTCTCCAAGGGCGCTTTTTCTGAATCTTCAGATGAAGGTATCAACCTTCCTGATTGGTTTCTCGATATGAAAGGATCTTCACGCCTTCGCTTCTGGCAAACGGGCGGCGGTTTCTACATGACCGATCCTGATTGGTCGGTCAAAGGAACCGACGAAGACCATACGCCCGAACAAGTGGAATACATCGAAACTCAAAAGGTGTCATTCGCAGAGAACAACCCAGACTTGGTAAAGCCAGTAAAACCAAAGAAACGCTTTTCATATATCAAATACACAGTTCGCCAAGTATGGCGCATGTGGCGTTCCAACGTCCGAGTATTTGTCCGCAAGGATGACATCATCCAGCACTCAATCACTTTCATGCTGAACAATGATTACATGTCATTCTTCCAGTATGGAGTTCAACTAACGATCCGGGGCAAGGCGGCCCTGTCCGGGGTTTACATCCAAACAAGTATCAACCGCCTAAAAGGAAAGATAAAATCATGGCAGAACAAAAAATATCAAATGTTTCAATCGACGGTCTTGACGGCCATGGCTTGA
- a CDS encoding zonular occludens toxin domain-containing protein produces the protein MPDAFIEIVTGSLGAGKTYSAVEKWVLPWLLKGAHVYTNVELKWTNIKEYVADKHGLELEDQQVWFLGGPGSKDRGLDMPNIFESAGGAKDFLQVVKAGTDEVPSLLVWDEVHLDFDADEHKSVDARKKEARTFMTQARKMNVHVCFISQSELNIDVKIRRMSLFIWFCRDMQKTKIPFFGKYPFAHVLRICKDSHNETFIHTREFSTKNTKIFSLYNSKAKFASLALEQAHTVKLKKVKKGKKKMIRLALFFGTPVVLFLVLAMFAFNKLQDRHNDLSNERKVASTEQVTYSSSTPAPQNEQSSSLPAYLNEEPRRYKSMSRFNSNIRIVLDNGAIVTHSDPWFQRIDEHRRAWIGGVLFLPPEEPQPEIQRERIDDLRSMPLPDETVSSFGSN, from the coding sequence ATGCCAGACGCATTTATTGAGATTGTCACGGGTTCGCTAGGTGCTGGTAAGACCTATAGTGCCGTTGAAAAATGGGTGCTTCCATGGCTCCTGAAAGGCGCTCACGTTTATACAAACGTTGAACTCAAGTGGACGAATATTAAAGAGTACGTTGCCGACAAACACGGCTTAGAATTGGAGGATCAGCAGGTTTGGTTTCTCGGTGGTCCGGGTTCAAAAGATCGCGGCTTGGACATGCCTAACATCTTCGAATCTGCGGGCGGTGCGAAGGACTTCTTGCAAGTCGTCAAAGCAGGAACGGACGAAGTACCAAGTCTGCTTGTCTGGGATGAGGTTCACTTGGATTTTGACGCAGACGAACACAAATCCGTTGATGCCAGGAAAAAGGAAGCACGCACTTTCATGACACAGGCGCGCAAGATGAATGTGCATGTCTGTTTTATCTCACAATCTGAACTCAACATTGATGTGAAGATCCGGCGCATGAGCCTTTTTATCTGGTTCTGCCGCGATATGCAGAAAACGAAGATTCCGTTTTTCGGAAAATACCCCTTCGCCCATGTCCTTCGTATTTGTAAGGACTCGCACAACGAGACCTTTATTCATACCCGGGAGTTCTCAACCAAGAATACGAAGATATTTTCATTGTACAACAGTAAGGCCAAGTTCGCATCACTCGCACTCGAACAAGCCCACACCGTAAAACTTAAAAAGGTAAAGAAAGGAAAAAAGAAGATGATCAGATTAGCTCTATTTTTCGGAACTCCGGTAGTTCTGTTTCTCGTCCTAGCGATGTTTGCTTTCAACAAGCTCCAAGACCGTCACAATGACTTGAGTAACGAACGAAAAGTTGCCTCAACCGAACAGGTTACTTATTCGTCAAGCACTCCGGCTCCTCAGAACGAGCAATCATCGTCATTGCCCGCATACCTGAACGAAGAGCCAAGACGCTATAAGTCTATGAGCCGATTCAACAGTAATATTCGTATCGTTTTAGACAACGGCGCTATCGTGACTCATTCTGACCCATGGTTTCAGCGTATTGATGAACATAGAAGGGCATGGATTGGTGGCGTGCTATTCTTGCCGCCAGAAGAGCCGCAACCAGAAATTCAAAGGGAACGTATCGACGATTTAAGATCGATGCCGTTGCCGGATGAAACAGTAAGTTCGTTTGGAAGTAATTAA